The Spiroplasma clarkii genome has a window encoding:
- the oppB gene encoding oligopeptide ABC transporter permease OppB, with amino-acid sequence MENKSKSSPENLESSSQSKTEIIKNSKLETLFEEVSLDEQVSGGAKFAWEKTKYGLSKFNQSRIEFLNRTPLLSYSVKRILYAIVTLYLAMIVMYVLLRIVTPDSVYIADINLDKMGVSAGDPIYYQLIENRKRLLGVDGPLISQIFKYLNNITPLWRKTILLDPSFEVVNGNLEIVGREVKMWMYLGVIFGRSTGIPLGTMVQTSFAESMPVSFKVGALAVLLSYALGMPLGILAAKYKEKWQDTSINGVNLIILAIPSLVIIKILYELSIYYLGAGARWEDADLFTKMFPIIGVMLLIMPSIVVNTRRYVIDEMTADYTKFAMSKGLSNSYVFYVHVFRNASLRLVKNIPEIFILTMFGSSILVEQHWNIPGMSKFILAGVRDRDTFVVLGYIYVSAGIGIFANLLGDLALAILDPRVKLTSK; translated from the coding sequence ATGGAAAACAAGTCAAAATCTTCTCCAGAGAACCTCGAAAGCTCATCACAGAGTAAGACTGAGATTATTAAAAATTCAAAGTTAGAAACTTTATTTGAAGAAGTTTCCTTAGATGAGCAAGTAAGTGGTGGGGCAAAATTCGCTTGAGAAAAAACAAAATATGGTTTATCAAAATTTAACCAATCACGGATTGAATTTTTGAACCGAACACCATTATTAAGTTATTCTGTCAAAAGAATCTTGTATGCCATTGTTACTTTGTACTTGGCAATGATTGTCATGTATGTTTTATTAAGAATAGTGACCCCAGATAGTGTTTACATTGCAGATATCAATTTAGACAAAATGGGAGTTTCTGCAGGGGACCCAATCTACTACCAGTTAATTGAAAACCGTAAGAGGTTGTTGGGGGTTGATGGACCACTAATTAGTCAAATCTTTAAGTATTTGAATAACATCACACCATTATGAAGAAAAACAATTTTACTTGATCCTTCTTTTGAAGTGGTTAATGGAAATTTAGAAATTGTTGGTCGTGAAGTAAAAATGTGAATGTACTTAGGAGTAATCTTTGGAAGATCTACAGGAATTCCATTGGGTACTATGGTACAAACTTCTTTTGCTGAATCAATGCCAGTTTCTTTCAAAGTTGGTGCCTTAGCAGTATTGCTATCATATGCTTTAGGAATGCCCTTAGGAATTTTGGCAGCTAAATACAAAGAAAAATGGCAAGATACTTCAATTAATGGGGTTAACTTAATTATTCTAGCAATTCCATCATTGGTTATTATTAAAATTCTTTATGAACTTTCTATTTACTATCTTGGGGCTGGGGCACGTTGAGAAGATGCTGACCTATTCACAAAGATGTTTCCAATAATTGGGGTAATGTTATTAATTATGCCCTCAATTGTGGTAAATACTCGTAGATATGTAATTGATGAGATGACTGCAGACTATACAAAATTTGCAATGTCAAAAGGACTAAGCAATAGTTATGTCTTCTATGTCCATGTTTTTAGAAATGCTTCACTAAGACTAGTGAAAAATATCCCAGAAATCTTTATCCTAACAATGTTTGGATCAAGTATTTTGGTGGAACAACACTGGAATATTCCAGGTATGAGTAAATTTATTCTTGCTGGGGTTAGAGATCGAGATACATTTGTAGTTTTAGGATACATTTATGTTTCCGCAGGAATTGGGATTTTTGCTAACTTGTTAGGTGACCTAGCATTAGCAATCTTAGATCCAAGAGTAAAACTAACATCAAAATAG